The proteins below come from a single Alnus glutinosa chromosome 9, dhAlnGlut1.1, whole genome shotgun sequence genomic window:
- the LOC133876886 gene encoding receptor-like protein 6: MRSLAVFSWLFLIPVYSLFLISICVFEVSGQCLDDQQSLLLQLKNNLTISDPARSNKLVKWNQSVDCCSWEGVTCHEGRVIGLDLANESIWDSGLDDSSSLFSLQHLQSLSLADNDFNSSQIPSQFDKLANLSYLNLSNAGFAGQIPIAISRLTRLVTLDLSLQYYPYRILYPPLTLENPNLNMLVQNLSELMELYLDGIAISAQGKEWCRVLSSSLPNLRVLSLSYCNLLGPIDYSLRNLKSLSVIRLNGNNFSSPVPIFFADFKNLTSLEVSSSRLNGKFPKKILQVPTLQMIDLSYNNDLQGSFPEFLPNGSLQTMVLKRTNFSGTLPHSIGILKMLSTINLGNCNFSGSIPDSLASLTQLVYLDMSSNMFSGSIPDSLASLTQLVYLDMSSNMFSGSIPVFSMAKNLTNLDLSSNNLTGQITSTQWQELLKLESLYLHENSLNGNIPGSLFSLPSLQVLALRSNQFSGQLKEFSNVSSYILRSVYLDNNQLEGPVPMSIFELRGLVQLSLGSNKFNNSLDLRVIQLLKNLSFLDLSHINLLTEYNGFNLSLSSVPLSTLILASCKLKKIPDFLRNQSYLSSLDLSNNQIYGELPNWIWKLPHLEKLNLSYNYLKILEGPISNVFIGVLDFRSNQFQGQLPDLPLVTYLDFSMNNFRSTLPASIGQSLEFADFFSISSNKLYGSIPRSICKATNLQFLDLSDNYFSGTIPQCLIEMSGALQVLSLRRNNLNGTIPDTFPKSCNLQTLAVNKNHLEGKLPKSLKSCYLLEVLDIGNNHIEDTFPFYFTGLFKLKVLILRSNKLYGPIGHLELDAPWPMLQIMDVASNNFTGHLPIVLLSTWMVLTDRAHEVHSELSYLKIDMGMAYFQDTITIISKGLEVELVKILTIFTTIDFSCNNFDGPIPEEIGEFTLLYILNLSHNAFTGQIPASLGKLSNLESLDLSSNKLSGNIPVLLADGLIFLAVLNLSFNQLVGQIPFIKQFATFSENSFKGNERLCGLPLKSQCSHEEPRLSPPTTYEESHKSMIEWNYISAELGFVFGFGIVMGPLMFWKRWRIWYYKHVDDILFKIFPKLYVGNEYRRRPALNNKQPRH, from the coding sequence ATGAGATCGCTTGCGGTTTTTTCGTGGCTTTTCTTGATCCCCGTTTACTCACTTTTCCTAATTAGCATTTGTGTCTTTGAAGTGTCTGGCCAATGTCTCGACGATCAGCAGTCCTTGTTGCTGCAATTGAAGAACAACCTTACAATATCTGATCCTGCTAGGTCCAACAAACTTGTTAAGTGGAATCAAAGTGTTGATTGCTGTTCTTGGGAAGGCGTAACCTGCCATGAGGGACGTGTTATTGGTCTCGACCTGGCCAATGAGTCCATCTGGGATAGTGGACTAGACGATTCAAGCAGTCTCTTCAGTCTTCAGCATCTCCAGAGCCTGAGTTTGGCTGACAACGACTTCAACTCTTCTCAGATTCCATCACAGTTTGACAAGCTGGCGAATTTGAGTTATTTGAATTTGTCAAATGCTGGTTTTGCAGGGCAAATTCCTATTGCGATTTCGCGTTTGACAAGGTTGGTTACTCTTGATTTATCTCTCCAATATTACCCATACAGAATTCTTTATCCCCCATTGACACTTGAGAATCCAAATTTAAATATGCTCGTTCAGAACCTTTCGGAGCTTATGGAACTTTATCTTGATGGTATAGCTATATCAGCGCAAGGTAAGGAGTGGTGTCGGGTTTTATCATCTTCGCTGCCAAATCTGAGAGTGTTGAGCTTGTCATACTGCAATCTTTTAGGCCCTATTGATTACTCGTTACGTAATCTTAAGTCCCTCTCAGTTATTCGTTTGAATGGTAACAACTTTTCTTCTCCAGTACCAATTTTTTTTGCAGATTTCAAAAATCTGACATCTTTGGAAGTCTCATCTTCTAGGTTGAATGGAAAATTTCCAAAAAAGATCCTCCAGGTTCCAACGTTACAAATGATTGACTTATCATACAATAATGACTTGCAAGGTTCTTTTCCAGAATTTCTTCCAaatggatctcttcaaaccatGGTGCTTAAGAGAACAAATTTTTCTGGGACATTGCCACATTCTATTGGCATTCTTAAAATGTTGTCAACAATAAATCTTGGGAATTGCAATTTCAGTGGATCAATTCCAGACTCATTGGCGAGCCTCACACAATTGGTCTATTTGGACATGTCATCTAACATGTTTAGCGGATCAATTCCAGACTCATTGGCGAGCCTCACACAATTGGTCTATTTGGACATGTCATCGAACATGTTTAGTGGATCAATTCCAGTATTTAGCATGGCCAAGAATCTGACCAACCTAGACCTTTCTTCCAATAATCTTACTGGTCAGATTACTTCCACTCAGTGGCAAGAACTTTTGAAATTGGAATCTCTTTACTTGCATGAAAATTCATTGAATGGGAATATTCCAGGTTCTCTGTTTTCCCTTCCATCATTGCAAGTGTTAGCACTTCGGTCCAACCAATTTTCTGGTCAACTCAAAGAATTTTCCAATGTTTCTTCTTACATACTAAGAAGTGTTTATTTGGATAACAACCAGTTGGAAGGGCCAGTACCCATGTCTATCTTTGAACTTCGAGGTCTTGTACAACTATCACTTGGTTCAAACAAATTTAACAACTCTCTAGACCTTAGGGTGATTCAGCTGTTAAAAAATCTTTCATTCCTTGATCTTTCTCACATCAACTTGTTGACTGAATATAATGGTTTTAACCTTTCGTTATCCTCGGTTCCCCTTTCTACATTAATTCTAGCTTCTtgcaagttgaaaaaaattcctGATTTTTTGAGAAACCAATCCTATTTATCCTCTCTAGACCTTTCAAACAACCAAATCTATGGAGAGTTACCCAACTGGATCTGGAAACTTCCTCATCTTGAAAAACTAAATCTTTCTTATAACTACTTGAAGATTCTTGAAGGACCTATCTCCAATGTCTTTATTGGTGTTCTAGACTTTCGCTCCAACCAGTTCCAAGGCCAACTCCCAGATCTCCCACTTGTCACTTACTTGGATTTCTCCATGAATAATTTTCGTTCTACTTTACCAGCTAGCATCGGCCAATCCCTTGAATTTGCagatttcttttctatttcaagTAATAAATTATATGGGAGTATCCCTAGATCAATATGCAAAGCTACAAATCTTCAATTTCTCGATCTGTCTGATAATTACTTTAGCGGCACAATTCCCCAATGCTTGATTGAGATGAGTGGGGCTCTTCAGGTGTTGAGTCTAAGGAGAAACAATCTCAATGGTACAATTCCTGATACATTTCCGAAGTCTTGTAATTTACAAACTTTAGCTGTCAATAAAAACCATCTAGAGGGAAAGTTACCAAAGTCTCTGAAAAGTTGTTATTTATTGGAGGTCTTGGACATTGGGAACAACCACATCGAGGACACTTTCCCATTTTACTTCACAGGATTATTCAAATTGAAGGTTCTTATTTTGCGATCTAACAAATTATATGGGCCCATTGGTCATCTAGAGCTTGATGCCCCTTGGCCGATGCTTCAAATCATGGATGTAGCTTCAAACAATTTTACAGGTCACCTTCCAATAGTACTCCTTTCTACTTGGATGGTGTTGACAGATCGTGCACATGAGGTGCACTCAGAGCTCAGTTACCTCAAAATTGATATGGGTATGGCATATTTTCAAGATACAATAACAATTATTAGCAAGGGTTTAGAGGTGGAGCTGGTAAAGATCCTAACTATCTTCACCACCATTGACTTTTCTTGTAACAACTTTGATGGTCCTATACCTGAAGAAATTGGAGAATTCACATTGTTATATATTCTCAACTTGTCGCATAATGCTTTCACGGGCCAAATCCCAGCATCTCTGGGGAAATTGAGTAATCTTGAGTCACTAGATCTTTCAAGCAATAAGCTTTCTGGTAATATTCCTGTGCTACTTGCCGATGGTCTTATTTTCCTAGCAGTTCTCAACCTTTCGTTCAACCAATTAGTGGGACAGATTCCATTCATCAAGCAATTTGCTACATTTTCGGAAAATTCCTTCAAAGGGAATGAAAGATTATGTGGTTTGCCTTTGAAATCACAATGCTCACATGAGGAGCCACGATTGTCACCTCCAACGACGTATGAAGAATCTCATAAGAGTATGATCGAGTGGAATTACATAAGTGCTGAATTAggatttgtttttggttttggaattgtaATGGGACCCCTTATGTTTTGGAAGAGATGGAGAATATGGTATTACAAACATGTTGATGACATTCTTTTCAAGATTTTTCCTAAACTGTATGTTGGAAATGAATATCGTAGAAGACCAGCACTCAACAATAAGCAGCCGAGGCACTAG
- the LOC133876887 gene encoding receptor like protein 26-like yields the protein MRLAAFSWLFLIPIYSPFLISICVFGVSGQCFGNQQSLLLQLKNNLTFDPARSNKLVKWNQSADCCSWEGVTCHEGSVIGLDLASESISGGLDDLSSLFSLHLLQSLNLAYNDFNSSQIPSKFDKLTNLSDLNLANAGFAGQITSTQWEELLNLDTLDLSYNSLNGDIPVSLFHLPSLQVLQLSNNLFSGQLKEFSNISSYKLLELDLSNNELEGPIPISIFGLPGLASLILSSNNFDGSNLLDEYSGFNLSSSHYPTWLGLASIKLKKIPDFFRNQSKLYSLDLSRNQIYGEVPNWIWKLPQLRFLNLSYNNLVTLKGPISNISSIFRTRSLDFRSNQFQGQLPVLPPVSYLDFSMNNFHSALPASIGQSLEFTQFFSISSNKLYGSIPGSICKASFLRFLDLSDNYFSGTIPQCLSEMSGALQVLSLRRNNLNGTIPDTFPESCNLHTLAINKNHLEGKLPKSLKNCHSLEVLDVGNNHIEDTFPFYLNGLATLKVLILRSNKFYEPIGHPELAPCPKLQIIDVASNNFTGHLPIVLLSTWMALTDRAHEANSKLNHIQIGIGGFYYQDPVTVISKGSEVELVKILTTFTTINFSCNNFDGPIP from the coding sequence ATGAGACTTGCGGCCTTTTCGTGGCTTTTCTTGATCCCCATTTACTCACCTTTCCTAATTAGCATTTGTGTCTTTGGCGTGTCTGGGCAATGTTTCGGCAATCAGCAGTCCTTGTTACTGCAATTGAAGAACAACCTTACATTCGATCCTGCTAGGTCCAACAAACTTGTTAAGTGGAATCAAAGTGCTGATTGTTGTTCTTGGGAAGGCGTAACCTGCCACGAGGGAAGTGTTATTGGTCTCGACCTGGCTAGTGAATCCATCTCGGGTGGACTTGACGATTTAAGTAGCCTCTTCAGTCTTCATCTTCTCCAGAGCTTGAATTTGGCTTACAACGACTTCAACTCTTCTCAGATTCCATCAAAGTTTGACAAGTTGACGAATTTGAGTGATTTGAATCTAGCAAATGCTGGCTTTGCAGGGCAGATTACTTCCACTCAGTGGGAAGAACTTCTGAATCTAGACACTCTTGATTTAAGTTACAATTCATTGAACGGGGATATTCCAGTTTCATTGTTTCACCTCCCATCATTGCAGGTATTACAACTTTCCAATAACCTATTTTCTGGGCAACTCAAGGAATTTTCCAACATTTCTTCTTACAAACTACTAGAGCTTGATTTGAGCAATAACGAGTTGGAAGGGCCAATACCCATATCTATCTTTGGGCTTCCAGGTCTTGCATCCCTCATTCTTTCTTCAAACAACTTTGATGGCTCCAATTTGTTGGATGAATATAGTGGTTTTAACCTTTCGTCTTCCCACTATCCCACTTGGTTAGGCTTGGCTTCTatcaagttgaaaaaaattcctGATTTCTTTAGAAACCAATCCAAATTATACTCTTTAGACCTTTCAAGGAACCAGATATATGGAGAGGTGCCTAATTGGATCTGGAAACTTCCCCAACTTAGATTTCTAAATCTCTCCTATAACAACTTGGTCACTCTCAAAGGACCTATCTCCAATATCTCTTCTATTTTTAGGACGAGATCTCTAGACTTTCGCTCCAACCAGTTCCAAGGCCAACTCCCAGTTCTCCCACCTGTCAGCTACTTGGATTTCTCAATGAATAATTTTCATTCTGCCTTACCAGCTAGCATCGGCCAGTCCCTTGAATTCACacaattcttttctatttcaagTAATAAATTATATGGGAGTATCCCTGGATCCATATGCAAAGCTTCATTTCTTCGATTTCTCGATCTGTCTGATAATTACTTCAGTGGCACAATTCCCCAATGCTTGAGTGAGATGAGTGGGGCTCTTCAGGTGTTGAGTCTAAGAAGAAACAATCTCAATGGTACAATTCCTGATACATTTCCGGAGTCTTGTAATTTACATACTTTAGCTATCAATAAAAACCATCTAGAGGGAAAGTTACCAAAATCTCTGAAGAATTGCCATTCATTGGAGGTCTTGGACGTTGGAAACAACCACATCGAGGACACCTTCCCATTTTACTTGAATGGATTAGCCACATTGAAGGTTCTTATTTTGCGATCTAACAAATTTTATGAGCCCATTGGTCATCCAGAGCTTGCCCCTTGCCCGAAGCTTCAAATCATAGATGTGGCTTCAAACAATTTTACTGGTCACCTTCCAATAGTACTCCTTTCTACTTGGATGGCGTTGACCGATCGTGCACATGAGGccaactcaaaactcaatcacATCCAAATTGGTATTGGTGGTTTTTATTATCAAGATCCAGTAACAGTTATTAGCAAGGGTTCAGAGGTGGAGCTAGTCAAGATCCTAACTACCTTTACCACCATTAATTTTTCTTGCAACAACTTTGATGGTCCTATACCTTAA